In the Kitasatospora terrestris genome, one interval contains:
- a CDS encoding acyl-CoA dehydrogenase family protein, which yields MTAHVLLESDEQQTLRRAVGDLARRYGPAYFRAKARAGQPVDELWTEAAKLGYLGVNLPAEYGGGGAGVTELSIVLEELGAAGCPLLMLIVSPAICGTVIARFGTEEQKRQWLPGLADGSRRMAFGITEPDAGSNSHRISTVARRDGDDWLLSGRKVFVSGIDHADAVLFVGRTEDARTGRLKPALFVVPRDTPGFEYTPIPMELTAPEKQFQVFLDDVRLPAEALVGDEDAGLLQLFAGLNPERIMTAAFTLGIARHALDTAVEYAKTRTVWDRPIGAHQGIAHPLAQCAVEVELARLMMRKAALLYDAGDDLAAGEAANMAKYAAGEASCRAVDQAVHTLGGNGLTQEYGLAALITATRVGRIAPVSREMILNYVAQHTLGLPRSY from the coding sequence GTGACCGCGCACGTCCTCCTGGAATCGGACGAACAGCAGACCCTCCGCCGCGCCGTCGGCGACCTGGCCCGCCGCTACGGCCCCGCCTACTTCCGGGCGAAGGCCCGGGCCGGCCAACCCGTGGACGAACTCTGGACCGAGGCGGCGAAGCTGGGGTACCTCGGCGTCAACCTGCCCGCCGAGTACGGCGGCGGTGGTGCCGGAGTGACCGAACTGTCGATCGTGCTCGAGGAGTTGGGCGCGGCCGGCTGTCCGCTGCTGATGCTGATCGTCAGCCCGGCGATCTGCGGCACGGTGATCGCCCGCTTCGGCACCGAGGAGCAGAAGCGCCAGTGGCTGCCGGGCCTGGCCGACGGCAGCCGCCGGATGGCCTTCGGCATCACCGAACCCGACGCCGGCTCGAACTCGCACCGGATCTCCACCGTCGCCCGCCGCGACGGCGACGACTGGCTGCTCTCCGGCCGCAAGGTGTTCGTCTCCGGCATCGACCACGCCGACGCCGTGCTCTTCGTCGGCCGCACCGAGGACGCCAGGACCGGCCGGCTGAAGCCCGCGCTGTTCGTCGTCCCGCGCGACACCCCGGGCTTCGAGTACACCCCGATCCCGATGGAACTCACCGCCCCGGAGAAGCAGTTCCAGGTCTTCCTGGACGACGTCCGGCTCCCCGCCGAGGCACTGGTCGGCGACGAGGACGCCGGCCTGCTGCAGCTCTTCGCCGGTCTCAACCCCGAGCGCATCATGACCGCCGCGTTCACCCTCGGCATCGCCCGGCACGCCCTGGACACCGCGGTGGAGTACGCGAAGACCCGGACGGTCTGGGACCGCCCGATCGGCGCCCACCAGGGCATCGCCCACCCGCTCGCCCAGTGCGCGGTGGAGGTGGAGCTGGCCCGGTTGATGATGCGCAAGGCCGCCCTGCTCTACGACGCCGGGGACGACCTGGCCGCCGGGGAGGCCGCCAACATGGCCAAGTACGCGGCGGGGGAGGCCTCCTGCCGCGCGGTCGACCAGGCCGTGCACACCCTCGGCGGCAACGGCCTGACCCAGGAGTACGGTCTGGCGGCCCTGATCACCGCGACCCGGGTCGGCCGGATCGCCCCGGTCAGCCGGGAGATGATCCTCAACTACGTCGCCCAGCACACCCTCGGCCTGCCCCGCTCCTACTGA